A genomic stretch from uncultured Pseudodesulfovibrio sp. includes:
- a CDS encoding divergent polysaccharide deacetylase family protein: MDDHPSEKTDNKTGLDGFLQRIYRPGPLVFLFTIAFLALISLGYFLITEETPPPSVLASAPTPDAPTTLIPVKSPPPEKEYEEETTEMEDHVKQADFAILETLRELDVSLKDLDLVDVELRQHQDHNYHYQVLQLPRVKDRNNFLLTLRKNIFERLPAAILLDNGDNEAIIQIDGLPTHRLLLENTPQIIARPEAKRSKLAIVIDDIGENHAVLKGLLALDLPLTFAVWPHASHTEESVTLINRNKRDLIVHFPMEPLGYPKVKPGEDALFVDMTTAQIERQIVVNLKRIPQAIGVNNHMGSRFTASSPGMMTALTEFKRRGLFFLDSMTSAKSVGSQTAQSVGIPFYKRDIFLDNVKDVNAIIHQLKKTERVAIRQGTAIAIGHPYKETLAALKQWQADRNSSVQIISLSRISPE, translated from the coding sequence ATGGACGATCACCCTTCTGAAAAGACGGATAACAAGACCGGGCTCGATGGATTTCTACAAAGGATCTATCGGCCCGGTCCTCTTGTGTTTCTTTTTACCATTGCCTTTCTGGCTCTCATCTCTCTTGGCTACTTTCTTATAACTGAAGAGACTCCCCCTCCATCAGTCTTGGCATCAGCTCCAACTCCTGATGCTCCAACAACTCTCATTCCCGTCAAGTCACCTCCCCCTGAAAAGGAGTATGAGGAAGAGACAACCGAGATGGAGGATCATGTCAAACAGGCAGATTTCGCCATACTTGAAACATTGCGAGAACTCGACGTTTCCCTGAAGGATCTTGATCTTGTTGACGTAGAACTTCGTCAGCATCAAGATCACAACTATCATTATCAGGTTCTGCAACTTCCTCGAGTGAAAGACAGGAACAACTTTCTCCTGACACTGAGAAAGAATATTTTTGAGCGGCTACCAGCCGCTATCCTGCTCGATAACGGTGACAATGAGGCCATTATTCAAATCGATGGTCTTCCAACTCATCGCCTGCTTCTGGAAAACACGCCTCAGATTATCGCCCGTCCCGAAGCGAAGAGGTCAAAGCTCGCAATTGTTATTGATGACATTGGTGAGAACCATGCTGTACTCAAAGGATTACTTGCTCTTGATCTGCCTTTGACTTTTGCAGTCTGGCCTCATGCGAGTCATACCGAAGAGTCCGTAACTCTCATCAACAGGAATAAGCGCGACCTGATTGTCCATTTCCCCATGGAACCTCTTGGTTATCCTAAAGTCAAACCTGGAGAAGACGCTCTTTTTGTCGATATGACGACTGCTCAGATAGAACGACAGATCGTCGTCAATCTGAAGAGAATACCGCAAGCTATCGGGGTGAATAATCATATGGGCTCACGTTTTACGGCGTCCTCCCCTGGCATGATGACCGCCTTGACGGAATTCAAGCGGCGCGGGTTGTTCTTTTTGGACAGCATGACATCTGCCAAGAGCGTTGGTTCCCAAACAGCACAATCCGTTGGTATCCCATTTTATAAGCGAGATATTTTTCTTGATAATGTCAAAGATGTGAACGCCATTATTCATCAGCTCAAAAAAACAGAGCGTGTGGCTATACGTCAAGGAACTGCCATTGCTATTGGACATCCATATAAAGAGACCCTAGCTGCCTTGAAACAGTGGCAGGCTGACAGAAATTCATCCGTTCAAATCATCTCTCTTTCACGGATCTCACCGGAATAA
- a CDS encoding glutamate synthase-related protein produces MLFQPINKNYHEFCIERDKDLCINCKVCVRQCSYEAHYWDEARQKVMHDNTKCIGCHRCEALCPTAALNIVNKPSDFRTNSLWRPVFLQNIYKQADTGGVLLAGMGSPVDIPVYWDRMLLDASQVTNPSIDPLREPMELKTFLGAKPRKLDITTDKKTGKPKLNTKLTPQLELDVPIMFAAMSFGAINFNLHRAMARAATETGTAYNTGEGGLHKSLYKYGKNTIVQVASGRFGVHRDYLKAGAGIEIKVGQGAKPGIGGHLPGEKINDMVSETRMVPIGSDAISPAPHHDIYSIEDLLQLIYALKEASEYKVPVSVKIAAVHNVAAIASGIARAGADIITVDGMRGGTGAAPAMIRDNVGIPIELALAQVDQRLRDEGIRNNVSIVAAGGIRCSGDVVKAIALGADAVYIGTATLIAVGCTICGRCYTGKCPWGIATNDPKLSKRQNPDIAAKKLTNLIRAWGHEIEEMLGGMGLNSIESLRGNRDKLRGVGISDTELDILGIKHAGR; encoded by the coding sequence TTGCTTTTCCAGCCCATCAACAAAAACTACCATGAGTTTTGTATTGAACGGGACAAAGACCTGTGCATCAATTGCAAAGTCTGTGTCCGTCAATGTTCATATGAAGCGCATTATTGGGATGAGGCCCGACAGAAGGTTATGCACGACAACACCAAGTGCATAGGCTGTCACCGCTGCGAGGCTTTGTGCCCCACGGCGGCCTTGAACATCGTCAACAAGCCTTCCGACTTCAGGACCAATAGCCTATGGCGGCCAGTGTTCCTGCAGAACATTTACAAACAGGCCGATACCGGCGGTGTCCTGCTTGCCGGAATGGGCTCGCCTGTGGATATTCCCGTATATTGGGATCGCATGCTGCTTGACGCCAGTCAGGTAACCAACCCATCCATCGACCCGTTGCGCGAACCAATGGAACTCAAGACGTTCCTCGGCGCAAAGCCAAGAAAACTTGACATTACGACAGATAAAAAAACCGGCAAGCCCAAACTGAACACCAAGCTGACGCCGCAGCTTGAACTTGATGTTCCCATAATGTTCGCCGCAATGAGCTTTGGTGCCATCAACTTCAACCTTCACCGCGCCATGGCCCGTGCTGCCACTGAAACCGGCACCGCCTACAATACGGGTGAAGGAGGCTTGCACAAGTCGTTATACAAATATGGCAAAAACACCATCGTCCAGGTGGCGTCCGGCCGTTTCGGCGTGCATCGAGATTACCTCAAAGCCGGTGCGGGCATTGAAATCAAGGTCGGACAAGGAGCCAAGCCGGGTATCGGCGGCCATCTCCCTGGTGAAAAAATCAATGATATGGTGTCAGAAACCCGCATGGTCCCCATTGGTTCCGACGCGATCTCTCCGGCACCGCACCATGACATCTATTCTATCGAGGATCTGCTCCAGCTCATTTACGCGCTGAAAGAGGCCTCCGAATACAAAGTCCCGGTTTCTGTCAAAATTGCAGCCGTTCATAATGTCGCTGCTATCGCATCCGGCATTGCCCGGGCTGGAGCGGACATAATCACTGTTGACGGTATGCGCGGCGGCACGGGCGCAGCACCGGCCATGATCCGTGACAATGTCGGCATCCCCATCGAGCTGGCCCTGGCACAGGTTGACCAACGCCTGCGCGATGAAGGCATACGTAACAACGTTTCCATTGTGGCAGCAGGCGGCATCCGGTGTTCGGGCGACGTCGTCAAGGCAATAGCACTTGGCGCAGACGCCGTTTACATCGGTACTGCGACCCTGATCGCTGTCGGTTGCACCATCTGCGGCCGTTGCTACACCGGCAAATGCCCTTGGGGCATCGCTACAAACGACCCCAAATTATCAAAGCGTCAGAACCCGGATATAGCGGCCAAGAAATTGACCAACCTAATTCGCGCCTGGGGCCATGAAATTGAGGAAATGCTCGGCGGAATGGGACTGAATTCCATCGAATCCCTGCGCGGCAACCGTGACAAACTCCGCGGCGTAGGCATTTCCGACACAGAACTCGACATTCTCGGCATCAAGCATGCCGGCCGTTAA
- a CDS encoding sodium:solute symporter family protein, giving the protein MEGKILGIVIYLGVIFYLGYKAWKNTKESTDYMLAGRGMNPFVLAMSYGATFVSTSAIIGFGGVSGMFGMSLLWLTFLTIFVGIFIAMVFFGKRTRRMGLALDSHTFPELLGRRYKSKFIQQFSGVVIFVFIPVYAAAVLIGICRMLEVAFPAVSYGAWLLIVTGIVAMYVITGGLKAVMYTDAFQGSIMAAMMLILIVTTYSLLGGVTEAHQALTDMISLVPAKLQQGGLVGWTTGPQIQSPIGLTIYTTIIYGVGIGVLAQPQLAIRFMTVPSDRELNRAVAIGGVFILLMTGVAFLTGALSNVVFYKEFGKISIAMAGGNFDKIIPIYIDKIMPGWFSGLFLVAMFAAAMSTMSSQYHVGGTSLSRDFLEQHVAIGNGDSSLKLNRLGVTVAVIATLIWAWLLPGGVIARATAFFFGLCAAAFLPIYVLGLYWKGMTKIGAKVSMVGGFVFSMFWLLFIHLKEAAPIGLCQALTGQVTLVANASKGSWIWLLQWVDPNVVALPVSLALAIGFSLATRRMEQKHLDLCWDGLC; this is encoded by the coding sequence ATGGAAGGTAAAATCCTCGGAATTGTTATCTATTTAGGTGTTATCTTTTATCTGGGGTACAAAGCCTGGAAGAACACGAAAGAATCCACAGACTATATGCTCGCCGGTCGGGGTATGAATCCGTTCGTTCTGGCCATGTCCTATGGAGCGACTTTTGTCTCTACCTCTGCCATCATCGGTTTCGGCGGAGTTTCCGGTATGTTTGGAATGTCCCTCCTCTGGCTTACATTTCTGACAATTTTCGTTGGCATTTTCATTGCCATGGTCTTTTTCGGCAAACGGACACGTCGTATGGGGCTGGCTCTTGATTCACACACCTTTCCTGAACTACTGGGAAGGCGGTATAAATCAAAATTCATTCAACAATTCTCCGGCGTGGTCATCTTTGTATTCATCCCTGTCTACGCAGCGGCAGTCCTCATTGGCATCTGCCGCATGCTTGAAGTTGCCTTCCCTGCGGTGAGTTATGGTGCGTGGCTGCTTATAGTGACCGGCATTGTCGCCATGTACGTCATCACTGGCGGTCTAAAAGCAGTCATGTATACGGATGCTTTTCAGGGATCGATCATGGCTGCCATGATGCTTATTCTGATCGTGACCACCTACTCTCTTCTCGGCGGGGTTACGGAAGCGCATCAGGCGTTGACAGATATGATCAGTCTGGTGCCTGCCAAATTGCAGCAAGGCGGTCTTGTTGGCTGGACAACTGGTCCGCAGATTCAGTCACCCATCGGCCTGACCATATACACTACTATTATATATGGAGTCGGAATCGGTGTTTTGGCTCAGCCACAGCTGGCCATTCGATTCATGACCGTACCGTCAGATAGGGAACTTAACCGGGCTGTTGCCATTGGTGGTGTTTTTATTCTTCTGATGACTGGCGTCGCTTTCCTTACTGGCGCACTGTCGAATGTTGTTTTTTACAAAGAGTTTGGAAAGATATCCATTGCAATGGCAGGCGGAAATTTCGACAAGATTATTCCGATTTATATAGACAAAATCATGCCTGGATGGTTTTCGGGGCTTTTCCTTGTCGCTATGTTCGCTGCGGCCATGTCTACAATGAGTTCTCAGTATCATGTCGGCGGCACTTCGCTCTCTCGTGACTTCTTGGAACAGCATGTGGCTATCGGCAACGGAGACTCTTCTTTGAAGTTGAATCGGCTAGGCGTGACAGTGGCTGTTATTGCGACCCTGATTTGGGCGTGGCTCCTGCCCGGCGGTGTGATTGCCCGTGCCACAGCCTTCTTTTTCGGGTTGTGCGCTGCGGCCTTTCTGCCTATCTATGTTTTGGGGTTGTATTGGAAAGGCATGACCAAAATCGGTGCCAAGGTTTCCATGGTCGGCGGCTTTGTCTTTTCCATGTTCTGGCTTCTGTTCATTCACCTTAAGGAAGCTGCACCAATCGGTTTGTGTCAGGCTTTGACAGGTCAGGTGACGCTGGTGGCAAATGCCTCGAAGGGGTCATGGATATGGCTGCTTCAATGGGTTGATCCTAATGTCGTTGCCCTGCCCGTTTCACTTGCGCTGGCTATCGGTTTCAGCCTTGCTACCCGACGAATGGAGCAAAAACATCTTGACCTCTGCTGGGACGGCCTTTGCTAA
- a CDS encoding S41 family peptidase produces MRVTLWIVTFFLLFTLTIAPAPTMAGREDHFESLKRFSQILDLVEGHYVNPISKKELIDNSIKGMIEQLDPHSAYLTPEDFKEMQADTAGKFSGIGIEISQEQGRILVVSPIEDTPAYKAGLLAGDLILEINGESTQDMTLMDAVKRIRGEKGTTVTLLILHKDSNKPEEVPIVRGTIPIVNVKTQSLEDGYLYLRLTKFQESSTRNLREEIENYQKSHTLKGIVFDLRNNPGGLLGQAVSVADTFIDDGTIVYIQGKDKSNRKDFYATKNSNEIKVPLVTLINAGSASASEIVAGALQDHHRSLIVGERSFGKGSVQTIIPMSDGSGIKLTTALYYTPSGRSIQATGIEPDLRIPFVAPNTDDDSGMRDRFTLREKDLTRHLENGSASSKTGKDADAEKAKDMLARDNQLRMALELVKSLPKLREIK; encoded by the coding sequence ATGCGCGTTACGCTTTGGATAGTTACATTCTTTCTTCTTTTTACCCTTACCATTGCCCCTGCTCCAACCATGGCAGGCAGGGAGGATCATTTCGAGTCGCTTAAACGTTTCTCGCAGATTCTTGATTTAGTTGAAGGACATTACGTTAATCCGATCTCCAAAAAAGAGCTCATCGACAATTCCATCAAGGGAATGATCGAGCAACTCGATCCTCATTCTGCCTACTTAACTCCAGAAGATTTCAAGGAGATGCAGGCTGATACTGCGGGTAAATTCAGTGGAATCGGTATTGAAATCAGTCAGGAGCAAGGTCGTATTCTTGTGGTTTCCCCGATTGAGGACACTCCGGCTTACAAAGCAGGCCTGCTGGCTGGCGATCTTATTCTTGAGATTAATGGTGAATCGACTCAAGACATGACGCTCATGGACGCGGTAAAACGGATTCGCGGTGAGAAGGGAACCACAGTCACCCTTCTCATTCTGCATAAGGATTCCAACAAACCGGAAGAGGTCCCCATCGTTCGCGGTACCATTCCCATCGTCAATGTCAAAACTCAGTCGCTTGAAGACGGATACCTGTATTTGCGTTTGACCAAGTTCCAAGAGTCTTCCACGCGGAACCTGCGTGAAGAAATTGAGAATTATCAGAAGAGCCATACGCTTAAGGGTATCGTTTTCGATCTGCGCAACAATCCCGGTGGACTTCTTGGTCAGGCCGTTTCCGTGGCTGACACCTTCATTGATGATGGAACCATCGTGTATATCCAAGGGAAGGACAAATCCAATCGCAAGGATTTCTATGCCACTAAGAATTCTAATGAAATCAAGGTCCCTCTCGTTACGTTGATAAATGCTGGCTCTGCTTCTGCCTCCGAAATCGTTGCTGGAGCCCTGCAGGATCATCATCGTTCTCTCATTGTAGGCGAACGTTCTTTCGGCAAGGGATCTGTGCAGACCATCATTCCCATGTCTGATGGCTCCGGTATCAAGTTGACCACCGCGCTGTACTACACGCCGAGCGGGCGTTCCATCCAGGCCACCGGGATTGAACCTGACCTTCGTATCCCCTTTGTTGCACCCAATACGGATGACGATTCTGGCATGCGCGACAGGTTTACGCTTCGTGAGAAGGATTTGACCCGTCATCTGGAAAACGGTTCAGCTTCGTCGAAGACCGGAAAAGATGCGGATGCTGAAAAAGCAAAAGACATGCTGGCTCGCGACAATCAGCTTCGCATGGCTTTGGAGTTGGTAAAAAGCCTGCCGAAGCTGAGAGAAATAAAGTAA
- a CDS encoding peptidoglycan DD-metalloendopeptidase family protein has product MYKYFLLISLNVLFLATFTYAQDDGDMLNESLQQEHQRADENEQKVRELTRQAGQISTRLSDIEDDMKFLQGKIRKQEIFLNKIKENEHKARQDHFALEEEKQRLSLELSGLMQTLWPVHLQNVRARFEGVDSWAMFDRRFNWLADIYDATKEKLTEAHKNSEKIAKNLEQQRLLEVEAEKQLASINKNKDRLLGNKYALRKNLKTIRKKRQDAESELTEILSTIENLKYQLQSQKTKRFSLYKRTLPWPVQGRLVSGFNPQATPPVRGLVIRTEDGANVQAVFWGKVVHNDTLRGFGHVVIVYHGYDYYSLYAYLSDTFVRNGQEVEKDEPLGTVGFYPKADGPGLYFELRFHQKPINPRNWLTALK; this is encoded by the coding sequence ATGTATAAATATTTTCTGCTGATTTCCTTGAACGTACTCTTTCTGGCAACCTTTACGTATGCTCAGGATGATGGCGATATGCTGAATGAATCATTGCAGCAGGAACATCAGCGTGCTGACGAGAATGAGCAGAAAGTCCGCGAATTGACGCGACAGGCCGGGCAAATTTCAACTCGCCTTTCGGATATTGAAGACGACATGAAATTCTTGCAGGGAAAAATCCGTAAACAGGAAATATTTCTCAATAAAATAAAAGAAAATGAACATAAGGCCAGACAGGACCACTTTGCACTTGAAGAAGAGAAGCAACGGTTATCTCTCGAATTATCCGGCCTGATGCAAACGTTATGGCCTGTTCATTTACAAAATGTTCGTGCGCGTTTTGAAGGCGTGGACAGTTGGGCCATGTTCGATCGCAGGTTCAACTGGCTGGCTGATATTTATGATGCGACCAAAGAAAAGTTGACTGAAGCACACAAAAATTCTGAGAAAATTGCAAAAAATCTTGAGCAACAACGCCTTTTAGAGGTTGAAGCTGAAAAACAACTTGCCAGTATCAACAAGAATAAGGACCGATTGCTGGGTAACAAGTATGCTCTCCGTAAAAATTTGAAAACAATACGAAAGAAACGTCAGGATGCTGAATCTGAATTGACTGAAATTCTTTCCACTATTGAAAATCTCAAATACCAGTTGCAATCACAGAAAACAAAACGGTTTTCTCTCTACAAACGAACACTGCCCTGGCCTGTTCAAGGACGTTTGGTGTCTGGATTCAACCCTCAGGCCACGCCGCCGGTTCGAGGGTTGGTTATTCGAACTGAAGACGGGGCCAATGTTCAGGCTGTTTTTTGGGGCAAAGTCGTCCACAACGACACCTTACGTGGCTTTGGCCATGTCGTAATTGTTTATCATGGATATGATTATTACAGCCTTTACGCCTATTTGTCTGATACTTTTGTCAGAAACGGGCAGGAGGTTGAAAAAGATGAACCCTTGGGTACAGTTGGCTTTTATCCTAAGGCCGATGGGCCTGGATTGTATTTTGAATTGCGTTTTCATCAAAAACCAATTAATCCAAGAAATTGGTTAACAGCTTTAAAATGA
- a CDS encoding 50S ribosomal protein L11 methyltransferase, whose product MSTLLKIEFTIPEEIADEAGVFIASKIPHGWEETPVENGRRITLYLEDHPLGQEVASEFQTRFIDADVVATEETPEDWVMAWKDFFVPVNCGETFKIFPPWLNEDEANGTTHIVIEPKMAFGTGHHPTTSLCLGTIGTLAKEKHIHPGQTFLDLGTGSGILAIGLAKAGLSGMGLDNDPIAIPCALENAQVNDVADSVEMAVGTIDCLDGNAQFDLIVANILSGPLIEIADDILAHIAPGGALVLSGILADKQSDAVAEAYDRRGIGMPQRFVEGEWVCLVWENIER is encoded by the coding sequence ATGTCCACCCTGCTCAAAATTGAATTCACCATTCCCGAAGAAATCGCTGATGAAGCCGGTGTGTTTATTGCTTCCAAGATTCCTCATGGTTGGGAAGAGACACCGGTGGAGAATGGTCGCCGCATCACTCTGTATCTGGAGGATCATCCACTAGGTCAGGAGGTTGCGAGTGAATTTCAGACTCGATTTATCGATGCTGACGTCGTTGCCACCGAAGAAACTCCTGAAGACTGGGTTATGGCGTGGAAAGATTTTTTTGTCCCTGTCAACTGCGGAGAAACATTCAAGATTTTTCCTCCGTGGCTCAATGAAGACGAAGCAAACGGGACTACACATATTGTCATTGAACCCAAAATGGCTTTCGGCACCGGACACCATCCGACCACTTCCTTGTGCTTGGGAACTATTGGAACATTGGCAAAGGAAAAACATATCCATCCGGGGCAGACTTTTCTTGATCTTGGTACGGGGTCCGGCATCCTTGCTATCGGTCTTGCCAAGGCCGGTTTGAGTGGTATGGGGTTGGACAATGACCCAATTGCAATTCCGTGTGCGTTGGAAAATGCGCAAGTCAATGATGTCGCTGACTCCGTTGAAATGGCGGTTGGAACTATTGATTGTCTTGATGGCAATGCGCAGTTTGATCTCATCGTCGCCAACATCCTTTCCGGCCCACTCATCGAAATAGCAGATGATATTCTTGCCCATATTGCACCCGGGGGGGCTTTGGTTCTTTCCGGTATTTTGGCGGATAAGCAATCAGATGCAGTGGCAGAAGCGTATGACAGGCGAGGAATCGGTATGCCACAACGATTTGTGGAAGGCGAGTGGGTCTGCCTTGTCTGGGAAAACATCGAGAGATAA
- a CDS encoding endonuclease III domain-containing protein, with protein MSQADTILAMYEIMHAALGDSAWWPGETPFEIAIGAILTQNTNWTNVEKAISNLRKSDLLTPEAMHNVPIHDLAELIRPAGYYNIKARRIFNFLSFLRDEVSYNISLLKEYSLDRIRPKLLAVNGIGPETADAILLYAFEFPTFVIDAYTARLVHRHGLAFEGIEYDELQSLFMDVLPQDVAIYNEYHALIVRIGKDWCKKKQGLCDTCPLQPFLE; from the coding sequence ATGTCTCAAGCTGATACGATTCTGGCCATGTATGAAATCATGCATGCTGCGCTTGGTGATAGCGCTTGGTGGCCCGGCGAGACTCCATTTGAGATAGCCATTGGGGCCATTCTGACGCAGAATACGAACTGGACAAATGTCGAAAAGGCCATCAGCAACCTCAGGAAGTCTGATCTGTTAACGCCTGAAGCTATGCATAACGTTCCTATTCATGATTTGGCAGAGCTGATTCGTCCGGCTGGATATTATAATATAAAGGCACGTCGGATTTTCAATTTCTTGTCTTTTTTAAGAGATGAAGTGTCATATAATATTTCGTTATTAAAAGAATATTCTTTGGATCGCATTCGGCCTAAACTTCTTGCTGTCAATGGTATTGGGCCAGAAACTGCCGATGCAATTCTCTTATATGCGTTTGAATTTCCGACATTTGTCATTGATGCATATACGGCCAGGCTGGTGCACAGACATGGTTTGGCGTTTGAAGGCATTGAATATGATGAACTTCAATCTCTTTTCATGGACGTTTTGCCGCAAGATGTGGCAATATACAATGAATACCATGCCCTTATCGTCCGTATTGGTAAGGATTGGTGTAAAAAGAAACAGGGTCTGTGCGATACTTGCCCATTGCAACCATTTCTCGAGTAA
- a CDS encoding 4Fe-4S dicluster domain-containing protein, with amino-acid sequence MKRVYPDKDYCIGCHLCELACITAHSKSKDLIIAYREERSKDGLSPCKKVFEKGDTCVAISCRHCDEPSCVAACISGGLHKDPETGRTVYDREKCVGCWSCLMACPYGAIRRHPTESKIVKCDLCEGREEGPACVQACPNQALKFEER; translated from the coding sequence ATGAAAAGAGTCTATCCGGATAAAGATTATTGTATTGGCTGCCATCTCTGCGAGTTGGCCTGCATCACAGCGCACTCAAAATCAAAAGACCTCATAATCGCCTACCGCGAAGAGCGGAGCAAGGACGGCCTGTCTCCCTGCAAAAAGGTCTTTGAAAAGGGCGACACGTGTGTTGCCATCAGTTGCCGTCATTGTGACGAACCTTCCTGCGTGGCTGCATGTATTTCCGGCGGGTTGCACAAAGATCCTGAGACCGGACGCACTGTCTATGACCGCGAAAAATGCGTAGGTTGCTGGTCCTGCCTCATGGCGTGCCCATACGGTGCCATCCGCAGGCATCCCACGGAAAGCAAAATCGTCAAATGCGACCTGTGCGAAGGCCGAGAAGAAGGTCCGGCCTGTGTTCAGGCATGCCCCAACCAAGCCCTGAAATTCGAGGAAAGGTAG
- a CDS encoding aspartate aminotransferase family protein translates to MSNKFEKIVNRENALLCNTYGRYPLAISKAKDCRLYDLDGNEYYDFLAGIAVCSLGHSREDLADVMAEQARKMVHVSNLFYQEPQLELAEKLLSTCSAGKVFFCNSGAEANEGAIKLARKYMRTIRNEDRYEIITLEKSFHGRTLSTLTATGQTGPIKDGFSPLPEGFITVPFGNVNALRGAIGKNTAAIMIEMVQGEGGVRPLPSDYVNDIVQLCKESGILLIVDEVQTGVCRTGRMWAHQHYNITPDIFTSAKALANGLPMGAVLCSDELAKGFTPGSHATTFGGGAVVSAVASKVLDIMIGDKMAERAWEMGEFAAAEAQKLKAKHPDKIAGTRGLGLLFGIELTFNGANVWKALLEHKMVCNLTQGTILRLVPPLTITKEDITAFMNVLDTILKTVEIESA, encoded by the coding sequence ATGAGTAATAAATTCGAAAAAATAGTCAACAGAGAAAACGCCCTCCTCTGTAACACGTATGGCCGGTATCCTTTGGCGATCTCCAAAGCCAAGGATTGCAGATTGTATGACCTCGATGGTAACGAATATTACGATTTCCTGGCCGGTATTGCTGTATGTAGCCTCGGTCACAGTCGAGAGGATTTGGCGGATGTCATGGCTGAACAAGCCAGAAAGATGGTTCATGTCTCCAATCTGTTTTATCAGGAACCGCAGCTTGAATTGGCGGAAAAACTCCTGAGTACATGCAGTGCAGGGAAAGTCTTTTTCTGTAATTCCGGAGCCGAAGCCAATGAGGGGGCCATCAAATTGGCCCGCAAGTATATGCGGACGATCAGGAATGAAGATCGATATGAGATCATCACTCTGGAGAAATCATTTCATGGCAGGACGTTATCTACATTGACTGCGACAGGTCAGACCGGCCCCATCAAGGACGGCTTTTCTCCTCTGCCCGAGGGATTCATTACGGTTCCCTTCGGTAATGTAAACGCCCTGCGTGGCGCCATCGGCAAAAATACGGCCGCCATTATGATCGAAATGGTTCAGGGTGAAGGCGGTGTCCGTCCTTTGCCGAGTGATTACGTTAATGATATCGTCCAACTGTGCAAGGAAAGCGGCATACTTCTTATCGTCGATGAAGTGCAGACAGGCGTTTGCCGGACCGGCAGGATGTGGGCGCATCAACACTACAATATCACTCCAGATATTTTCACATCAGCCAAGGCTTTGGCCAACGGATTACCCATGGGGGCAGTCCTGTGTTCTGACGAACTCGCCAAAGGCTTCACGCCCGGTTCTCATGCCACCACTTTCGGTGGAGGGGCTGTTGTTTCCGCTGTGGCATCCAAGGTGCTGGACATAATGATTGGCGACAAGATGGCTGAACGCGCTTGGGAAATGGGTGAATTTGCTGCGGCTGAAGCACAAAAGCTGAAAGCGAAACATCCAGACAAGATTGCCGGCACACGTGGTCTCGGGTTGTTGTTTGGCATCGAATTGACTTTTAATGGTGCAAATGTCTGGAAAGCGTTGCTTGAACATAAAATGGTATGCAATCTGACGCAGGGAACCATTTTGCGTCTGGTACCGCCGCTGACTATTACCAAAGAGGATATAACGGCTTTTATGAACGTTTTGGATACCATTCTTAAAACCGTTGAAATCGAGTCTGCTTGA
- the dut gene encoding dUTP diphosphatase, translating to MRKIDVNVKFLHPVWEENELAYATEYSAGLDLRACIETDDVEIGPGEKVAIPAGVAIEIREPSIAGYVFSRSGLGTKEGLTVSQGVGVIDPDYRGEIKVSLLNTSDKVRRIRRGQRIAQLVFMPIFQAAILPVDELGDTDRGAGGFGSTGKH from the coding sequence ATGAGAAAGATTGATGTAAACGTAAAATTTTTGCACCCAGTATGGGAAGAAAACGAGCTCGCGTACGCAACAGAATATTCTGCCGGGCTTGATCTGCGTGCCTGCATTGAAACCGATGATGTTGAAATTGGCCCGGGTGAAAAGGTGGCAATCCCTGCCGGTGTCGCCATTGAAATTCGTGAGCCAAGTATTGCTGGATATGTTTTTTCACGTAGTGGCCTTGGTACCAAGGAAGGCCTGACCGTCAGTCAGGGCGTTGGTGTCATTGATCCTGATTATCGTGGTGAAATTAAGGTTTCCCTGCTCAATACCTCGGACAAGGTGCGACGAATCAGGCGCGGACAGCGCATAGCACAGTTGGTATTCATGCCCATCTTTCAGGCTGCCATCCTTCCGGTTGACGAACTCGGTGACACGGACAGGGGTGCCGGAGGATTTGGGTCCACAGGAAAACATTAA